A window of Fictibacillus halophilus contains these coding sequences:
- a CDS encoding PadR family transcriptional regulator: MSNTQMLKGILDGCLLAIINEGEVYGYELAEKLESYGFQQTSEGTIYPLLIRMQKEELVTTTLKKSTAGPRRKYYSLTRKGEEELQAFIERWNQLSRSVDHILQKRGSGK; encoded by the coding sequence ATGTCGAACACTCAGATGTTAAAAGGAATTCTTGACGGCTGTCTATTAGCAATCATCAACGAAGGTGAAGTGTATGGCTATGAGCTAGCAGAAAAGCTAGAATCGTACGGCTTTCAACAAACGAGTGAAGGAACGATCTATCCATTGCTCATACGCATGCAAAAAGAGGAACTTGTTACCACCACGTTAAAAAAATCAACGGCGGGGCCAAGACGCAAATATTATTCGCTTACGCGTAAAGGCGAGGAAGAACTTCAAGCATTTATTGAAAGATGGAACCAACTAAGCCGTTCGGTCGATCACATTTTACAAAAGAGAGGAAGCGGAAAATGA
- a CDS encoding YdcF family protein: protein MKKLFLALGILFAVYATAMLLQTTNMDMGLAVFFLLGALFLVLFFRYNTAMKLFNTYKKTTLTLLITTILFAATLETLILTSANTDPEKVSSKIDTILVLGGGTKNNRPGAVLKGRLDQALAYAKEHPNVTFIVSGGLGFGKTTSEGSIMKNYLVENGIEADRIQIEEKATSTYENLLYTKKMIQPDDQLLIVTSDFHLFRTKMIAKRVGIDAEGLGSPLRISSVPQAHVREYMAIIKSYFTDR, encoded by the coding sequence ATGAAAAAACTATTTTTAGCGCTCGGTATCCTCTTTGCTGTATACGCAACGGCCATGCTACTTCAAACGACCAACATGGATATGGGACTTGCTGTTTTTTTCTTGTTAGGTGCTCTTTTTCTCGTTCTTTTCTTCCGCTACAACACAGCTATGAAACTATTTAACACGTACAAAAAAACGACACTGACCCTCTTAATCACAACCATCCTTTTTGCAGCAACGCTAGAAACTCTTATTCTTACATCTGCCAACACCGATCCAGAGAAGGTTTCTTCCAAGATAGATACAATCCTCGTGCTTGGTGGCGGAACGAAAAATAATCGACCAGGTGCCGTACTGAAAGGTAGACTAGATCAAGCACTTGCCTATGCAAAGGAACACCCAAACGTTACGTTCATCGTAAGCGGTGGTCTTGGCTTTGGTAAAACAACGAGTGAAGGGTCTATCATGAAAAATTATCTCGTTGAGAATGGCATCGAAGCGGACCGCATTCAGATTGAGGAAAAAGCAACGAGTACATACGAAAATCTTTTATATACAAAAAAAATGATTCAACCAGACGATCAGCTGCTCATTGTAACGAGTGATTTTCATCTTTTTCGAACAAAGATGATCGCAAAGCGTGTTGGCATTGACGCGGAGGGGCTTGGTTCGCCGTTGAGAATTTCTTCTGTTCCACAAGCGCATGTTAGAGAGTATATGGCGATCATAAAAAGTTACTTTACTGATAGATAG
- the panF gene encoding sodium/pantothenate symporter, translated as MNWDVILPLAIFLILVFLVGIYTSRHIKSGPSFLQDYFLAGRELGGFVLAMTMVATYGSASSFIGGPGAAYQLGLGWVLLAMAQLVTGYFTLAVLGKKFAIVARKINAVTLIDFLKARYESKWVVILSALSIVVFLFSAMAAQWVGGGRLIESFTGVSYTTALFIFSASVLVYVIAGGFRAVVITDAIQGVVMVIGTVIILAGTIIAGGGIENIMSELRAENPNLITPYGSDLSLTPLYVSSFWILVGVGVVGLPQISVRAMSYRNAKAMHRAMIIGTFVVGFIMLGMHLAGVFGRVVLPGIEVPDKVMPLLALEVLPGWLAGIVLAAPLAAVMSTVDSVLLLVSSAIIKDVYINYIKPDAEEQFVKKLSFGITAVVGLSVFAMAINPPDLLIWLNLFAFGGLEAAFIWPIVLGLYWKRGNANGAIASLIVGVGSYMFLHLNYPNLWGMHTVVLPILLSLIAYIVGSFTKGVRPHTNTF; from the coding sequence ATGAACTGGGATGTCATTCTTCCTTTAGCAATCTTTTTAATTTTAGTTTTTTTAGTAGGCATCTATACATCACGGCACATTAAAAGTGGACCTTCCTTTTTACAAGATTACTTCTTAGCAGGCAGAGAACTTGGTGGATTTGTTCTTGCGATGACAATGGTCGCGACATACGGAAGTGCTTCGAGTTTTATCGGTGGACCTGGTGCAGCTTATCAATTAGGCCTTGGTTGGGTGTTACTTGCGATGGCACAGCTTGTGACAGGATACTTCACACTTGCTGTACTTGGTAAAAAATTTGCGATTGTTGCACGAAAGATTAACGCAGTCACACTGATAGATTTTCTAAAAGCGCGGTATGAAAGCAAGTGGGTCGTTATTTTGTCAGCATTAAGCATTGTCGTCTTCCTGTTTTCTGCGATGGCCGCTCAATGGGTAGGCGGTGGCCGGTTGATTGAATCGTTTACGGGTGTGTCATATACGACAGCGTTATTTATTTTTTCAGCTTCTGTCCTCGTCTATGTAATTGCTGGAGGATTTCGAGCAGTCGTCATCACAGATGCGATTCAAGGTGTTGTTATGGTGATCGGAACCGTCATCATATTGGCCGGTACGATTATCGCAGGTGGTGGCATAGAGAACATCATGAGCGAATTAAGAGCGGAGAACCCGAACCTTATCACGCCTTATGGTTCTGATCTATCACTAACACCTCTTTATGTATCATCGTTTTGGATATTGGTCGGTGTTGGGGTCGTAGGCTTGCCGCAAATATCGGTGAGAGCGATGAGCTATCGAAATGCAAAAGCGATGCATCGAGCGATGATCATCGGAACGTTCGTTGTAGGGTTCATCATGTTAGGCATGCATCTCGCTGGTGTGTTCGGCAGAGTGGTGCTACCGGGAATTGAAGTACCGGATAAAGTAATGCCCCTTTTAGCACTCGAAGTATTGCCAGGCTGGTTAGCGGGTATCGTTTTGGCAGCGCCTTTAGCTGCTGTCATGTCAACGGTTGACTCGGTGCTATTACTCGTGAGTTCTGCAATTATTAAGGACGTGTACATCAATTACATCAAACCAGATGCCGAAGAGCAATTTGTAAAAAAATTGAGTTTCGGGATAACAGCAGTAGTTGGACTGAGCGTATTCGCCATGGCGATCAACCCGCCTGACTTGTTGATCTGGCTGAATCTATTCGCGTTCGGAGGGCTAGAAGCTGCTTTCATATGGCCAATCGTATTAGGGCTATATTGGAAAAGAGGAAACGCGAATGGAGCGATTGCCTCTCTGATCGTTGGGGTAGGATCCTATATGTTCCTTCATCTGAACTATCCAAATCTTTGGGGCATGCACACGGTAGTGCTGCCGATCCTGCTATCCTTGATCGCCTACATTGTGGGGAGTTTCACAAAGGGGGTCAGACCCCATACAAATACATTCTAA
- a CDS encoding YhdT family protein, translating to MKKGTDWRYRVSNREAIMGTVLAILNFIWWYAFAYGLGGRPIKEYTYIFGFPAWFFYSCIMGFVVFTILVWIMVKFFFKEVPFELDETSDKEEGDAQ from the coding sequence ATGAAAAAAGGAACAGACTGGCGGTACCGAGTATCGAATAGAGAAGCCATCATGGGTACAGTACTCGCCATTTTGAACTTTATCTGGTGGTATGCATTCGCTTACGGCCTTGGCGGACGCCCTATCAAAGAATACACATACATATTTGGATTTCCGGCTTGGTTTTTTTATAGCTGTATTATGGGATTTGTTGTTTTTACCATTTTAGTTTGGATCATGGTGAAGTTTTTCTTTAAAGAGGTCCCGTTTGAACTTGATGAGACGAGCGATAAAGAGGAGGGAGATGCTCAATGA
- a CDS encoding spore coat protein produces the protein MNSQSGNNNPEFNHVNMQTGQVPAQLNHGGHEMFDVHEMLSGIVGTLNLYTLCKGHVQDPELKSMLNRHYQHITKEYNACVQAFQTGKDPAMRTESYKMAQDNDFVYGLKPAQPVKPIQSVTELNDQSVSSLILGTLKSNASLRGMATLEVTNPVLRRVLADGIPNWIEMAYELSIWQNKNHYYQVPQLNQQDMTSMLGAYAPSTQAQPPLQ, from the coding sequence ATGAATTCTCAATCGGGGAACAACAATCCAGAATTCAACCATGTAAACATGCAGACTGGACAGGTACCTGCTCAATTAAACCATGGTGGACATGAGATGTTTGATGTTCATGAAATGCTCAGCGGCATCGTTGGAACATTGAACTTATATACATTGTGTAAAGGACATGTTCAGGATCCAGAGCTCAAATCGATGCTCAACCGACACTATCAGCACATTACAAAGGAATACAATGCGTGTGTTCAAGCTTTTCAGACAGGGAAAGATCCAGCAATGCGTACAGAATCATACAAGATGGCGCAAGATAACGATTTTGTATATGGTCTGAAACCTGCTCAGCCGGTTAAACCTATTCAAAGCGTAACAGAATTAAACGACCAATCCGTTTCATCTCTAATACTAGGAACTTTAAAATCAAACGCATCTTTAAGAGGAATGGCGACACTCGAAGTTACAAATCCTGTGCTTAGACGCGTATTAGCAGATGGAATTCCAAACTGGATCGAGATGGCATATGAATTGTCGATCTGGCAGAATAAGAATCATTATTATCAAGTTCCTCAACTGAACCAACAAGATATGACGAGCATGCTCGGCGCATATGCTCCATCCACTCAAGCACAACCACCTCTTCAATAA
- a CDS encoding transposase: MTTRGNRREPLFYSHLDFHRYLKILSHCVKKHDVELFSYCLMTNHTHLQILCSKSPPGDFMKELNETYAMFFNKKYELTGHVFQGRYGAELIEDRSHLLDTSRYIHLNPVSADLVMYPLEYQWSSYRYYVTPSVCPFVHTSTLLEQFNHSKSQYRDYVESKITPVVEL; the protein is encoded by the coding sequence GTGACTACTCGCGGAAATCGCAGGGAACCTCTTTTTTATTCCCACTTGGATTTCCACCGCTATTTAAAGATTCTAAGTCACTGTGTTAAGAAGCACGATGTCGAGCTCTTCTCGTATTGCCTCATGACAAACCACACTCACTTACAAATTTTGTGCAGCAAGTCCCCACCTGGAGATTTCATGAAAGAATTAAATGAAACGTATGCTATGTTTTTTAATAAGAAATATGAGCTGACTGGTCATGTGTTTCAAGGTCGCTATGGAGCAGAATTGATTGAAGATCGCTCACATTTGTTAGACACTAGCCGCTACATTCACTTGAATCCCGTTTCTGCCGACCTGGTCATGTACCCCTTAGAATATCAATGGAGCAGTTACCGCTATTATGTAACCCCATCGGTGTGCCCTTTCGTACACACCTCAACCCTTCTAGAACAGTTTAACCATTCGAAATCTCAATACCGAGATTATGTTGAAAGCAAGATTACCCCTGTAGTAGAGCTTTAG
- a CDS encoding methyl-accepting chemotaxis protein, producing MIKKSLQRQILVPFLLLIIMTGVVVSGVSYLFSKKTTVENSSENTSERMHDLDETLNGFLRDNANFVSAYADSATIKLHAKGDSPDYIISKFEDYHLANEAIMNSYFISDDKEVVMYPIPASLVEDLTLTPWYQQATKDPTKVFWTDPFIDEATDRPVVKAVKAVEYSGKIVGVTAIDIAVNDILTLMQNVKIGDTGYALLIDNSGNYMVHPDAKKLGKSATKESFYKDITKKEGTLTTKINGEDRVVSYTKNDTTGWKLAGTVALSEFEEKAYVILLPIGIALIVTLLVAAIISVFVSRRITVPVNQLKNAMHEIRNGNLQASVSIQRKDEIGELAASFDDMSNQMRTLIREMAQITDHVTDASQTVVASAEENSASAQEVSTTMQQIAAGSSHQAELMDENAKAANVLAERIGTVHAHGERIEKATQQMNEESLTGVKKVSLLKEKSLMTTEMTKEMISSIKKLDETSGSVQQIVLTISDIANQTNLLALNAAIEAARAGESGRGFAVVADEVRKLAEQTELSLKDISALITDMQQVTENTVGQVQEAAALILSQSEAVEETERSFTAISSAVKGNAEALKDVIQSVDEMTKQKDVLLENASHILAITQETAAGTEEVSASAEQQSASMEQLNHLADQLEQYAEQMRTHVQRFTF from the coding sequence ATGATAAAAAAAAGTCTACAGAGGCAAATTCTTGTGCCTTTTTTATTGCTCATTATTATGACAGGGGTCGTGGTGAGCGGAGTTAGTTATCTGTTCAGTAAGAAAACTACCGTTGAAAATTCATCAGAGAATACATCTGAGCGTATGCATGATCTAGATGAGACGCTTAACGGTTTTTTGAGAGATAACGCAAATTTTGTATCGGCATATGCAGATTCCGCTACGATTAAGCTTCATGCAAAAGGAGATAGCCCAGACTATATCATCTCTAAGTTTGAAGACTATCATCTAGCAAATGAAGCGATCATGAACAGCTATTTTATTTCAGATGATAAGGAAGTAGTCATGTATCCGATTCCTGCATCACTGGTTGAGGATTTGACGTTAACGCCGTGGTATCAACAGGCAACAAAGGATCCTACTAAAGTGTTCTGGACAGATCCTTTCATTGATGAAGCGACAGATCGTCCGGTTGTAAAAGCTGTAAAAGCCGTTGAGTACAGCGGGAAAATCGTGGGAGTAACAGCGATTGATATCGCAGTAAATGATATCTTAACGCTGATGCAAAACGTGAAAATCGGGGACACCGGTTATGCTCTTCTCATCGATAACTCGGGGAATTATATGGTTCATCCAGATGCAAAAAAACTGGGGAAAAGCGCTACAAAGGAATCTTTTTATAAAGATATTACTAAAAAAGAAGGTACGTTAACTACAAAAATCAATGGTGAAGATAGAGTGGTCAGCTATACGAAAAATGATACAACCGGTTGGAAACTAGCCGGAACTGTCGCGCTTAGTGAGTTTGAGGAAAAGGCTTATGTGATTCTTTTACCGATCGGAATCGCTTTAATCGTCACTCTTTTAGTGGCGGCGATTATTTCGGTTTTCGTTTCAAGAAGAATTACAGTACCGGTGAACCAACTGAAGAATGCTATGCATGAGATTAGAAATGGAAATCTACAGGCGAGCGTTTCTATACAAAGAAAAGATGAGATCGGTGAACTGGCTGCAAGCTTTGATGATATGTCTAACCAGATGCGAACATTGATCAGAGAGATGGCTCAGATTACCGATCATGTAACGGACGCGTCTCAAACGGTCGTTGCGAGTGCAGAGGAAAATTCAGCATCCGCTCAAGAAGTGTCAACGACGATGCAGCAGATCGCAGCGGGCTCTTCTCATCAAGCAGAGTTGATGGATGAGAATGCGAAAGCTGCTAACGTGCTGGCTGAGCGTATCGGTACCGTTCATGCGCATGGAGAAAGAATAGAAAAAGCGACACAGCAAATGAATGAAGAATCATTGACCGGTGTAAAAAAGGTGAGCTTGTTAAAAGAGAAGTCACTGATGACAACAGAAATGACGAAAGAGATGATTTCATCAATTAAAAAACTTGATGAAACATCTGGCAGTGTTCAACAGATCGTTCTAACGATAAGCGATATAGCCAACCAAACGAATTTACTAGCGTTAAACGCGGCAATCGAGGCGGCTAGAGCAGGAGAATCTGGAAGAGGCTTTGCCGTCGTTGCGGATGAAGTAAGAAAACTTGCAGAGCAGACTGAGCTTTCCTTAAAAGATATCAGCGCATTGATCACGGATATGCAGCAAGTAACGGAAAACACTGTCGGACAAGTTCAAGAAGCTGCAGCTCTCATTCTTTCACAAAGCGAAGCGGTTGAAGAGACAGAGCGGAGCTTTACCGCAATTTCTAGTGCCGTTAAAGGGAATGCTGAAGCATTAAAAGATGTGATTCAGTCGGTGGATGAGATGACGAAGCAAAAAGATGTATTGCTTGAAAATGCGTCACATATCTTAGCGATCACACAAGAAACAGCGGCTGGAACAGAAGAGGTTTCAGCATCAGCAGAACAGCAATCAGCGTCGATGGAGCAGTTGAACCATCTAGCCGATCAGCTCGAGCAGTACGCGGAACAGATGCGTACCCACGTCCAGCGGTTTACGTTCTAG
- a CDS encoding aspartyl-phosphate phosphatase Spo0E family protein has protein sequence MSRSNTLVLTTEIDAIRTTMYEVSKKVNSLADPLLVQLSQILDEKLNKLDQIKNCA, from the coding sequence ATGAGCCGAAGCAATACTCTTGTCTTAACTACAGAGATAGACGCCATTCGCACGACCATGTATGAGGTAAGTAAAAAGGTTAATAGTCTTGCAGATCCGCTTCTTGTTCAGTTGAGCCAGATACTAGACGAAAAGTTAAACAAACTAGATCAAATTAAAAATTGCGCTTAA
- a CDS encoding nucleoside hydrolase, with product MGQKVLFFGDAGIDDTIALAYAFLTDEIDIVAVVADYGNVAREQTVENVKYIAKIFNFPPDVKVIGGAEVPMTGEQPTFYPDVHGVYGLGPIEPGVSEGFIENFFEIVNVIEQYQDDLIIVNAGRLTSLATMFILFQSLMKKVKAYYIMGGAFWVPGNVTAVSEANFYGDPIAVRIVLTYAENVTIIPLNVTDRAIVTPEMVNYIDYKGKVPILKPMLDFYYDFYKSRNPEILGSPVHDAITLMACIREDMFTYKTLPIHIVLQDGDTARGQSIADVRPYAQFTNEEKKHRIAFDFDYIYFFRDFMSIMTGETFS from the coding sequence ATGGGACAAAAAGTTCTGTTCTTTGGTGACGCTGGAATCGACGATACGATTGCCTTAGCTTATGCATTCCTAACCGACGAAATCGATATTGTGGCCGTTGTTGCAGATTACGGAAACGTAGCAAGGGAACAAACGGTAGAGAATGTAAAATATATTGCTAAAATATTTAACTTTCCGCCTGATGTAAAGGTAATCGGTGGAGCAGAAGTTCCGATGACGGGGGAACAGCCTACCTTTTATCCAGATGTGCACGGTGTTTACGGATTAGGTCCGATCGAGCCGGGTGTATCTGAAGGGTTCATCGAAAACTTCTTTGAGATCGTGAACGTGATCGAACAGTATCAAGATGATCTGATTATCGTTAATGCTGGCCGGCTAACGTCCCTTGCTACGATGTTTATCTTGTTTCAATCACTTATGAAAAAAGTTAAAGCGTACTATATTATGGGCGGAGCGTTCTGGGTGCCAGGTAATGTAACGGCAGTGTCTGAGGCGAACTTTTATGGAGATCCAATCGCGGTCAGAATCGTTCTAACGTACGCAGAAAACGTAACAATCATCCCGTTGAATGTGACGGATCGAGCTATTGTCACTCCCGAAATGGTGAACTATATCGACTACAAAGGCAAGGTTCCAATCTTAAAACCAATGCTAGATTTTTATTACGATTTTTACAAAAGTAGAAACCCAGAAATTCTAGGAAGTCCTGTTCACGATGCGATTACGTTGATGGCATGCATAAGAGAAGATATGTTCACGTATAAGACGCTTCCGATACATATTGTGCTTCAGGATGGCGATACGGCGAGAGGGCAGAGTATTGCTGATGTTCGGCCTTATGCACAGTTTACAAATGAAGAAAAAAAACACCGAATCGCGTTTGATTTTGATTATATTTATTTTTTCAGAGATTTTATGAGCATCATGACGGGTGAGACTTTTTCATAG
- a CDS encoding thiol-disulfide oxidoreductase DCC family protein produces the protein MENVDDVKGAVLLFDGVCNLCNGSVQFILKHEKNSELKFSAIQSQAGQELLAKYNIDPAQTNSVILIKEDKIYKESDAVAATSLFLKFPYSLGQYLKVVPPQIRNAFYKGVANNRYRWFGQKESCMLPTPNLRNRFLQ, from the coding sequence GTGGAGAATGTTGATGATGTAAAGGGTGCTGTACTTCTTTTTGATGGAGTTTGTAATCTTTGTAATGGAAGCGTGCAATTTATCCTAAAACACGAAAAAAATTCCGAGTTAAAGTTCTCAGCTATACAGTCACAAGCCGGGCAAGAATTGCTCGCGAAGTATAACATAGACCCCGCACAAACAAATTCCGTTATCTTAATTAAAGAAGATAAGATCTATAAAGAATCAGATGCGGTAGCGGCAACCTCTCTGTTTCTAAAATTTCCATACAGCCTCGGCCAATATCTAAAGGTCGTTCCACCGCAGATTCGCAATGCTTTTTATAAAGGGGTCGCCAATAATCGTTACCGTTGGTTTGGGCAAAAAGAGAGTTGTATGCTTCCGACACCTAACCTCCGAAATAGGTTTCTGCAATAG